DNA from Cheilinus undulatus linkage group 20, ASM1832078v1, whole genome shotgun sequence:
ctgtggaggaatgtAGTTCACTGTTTGAATGTTACATGTATGTGTTTAAGCAtgtgcagagaggagagaagctACATGTATGTAGTACTTTAAACGATCATTTAAGCTCCCTTTTTAGCTGCACCTTCTTTTTAAGAATATCTATTTAGCTGCCAGATATTCATCTTTAGGTTCACCACCTGTATGAGTGAGCTGTTTGCTGCTGTGTTGGTGGTTTATGGTGGAGGATATGGCTTAATGTGTCTTCAGTTTGGTTTATCATGTTCCAGATGAAGGTTTATCTTCAGACTAGATCCCTAGAGCCCCTAGAAAAGTTGACAGGAAATAAGGAGGGCATCAGATAATGTCAGTCTTCAGTCTTCCACTGATGTGTGTGGTTTCATTAAGGTCCTCCATATTGCGAATGCAGTGTTAGAGCAacttttaatcaagaaaaagtTGAGGAGTTGGAGCTGAGGCGTGATTTTAGCCTCCTGACAGCTTTATCAAGCCCACGTGTCAACTCACCTATGACCCCAATCATGTAAATTTATACAGAATCAACGACTGCAAAAATAAGGGCTGATAACAATATTAACGTTTAGAATGGTAACTTAGCTGACTGATGATTCTGATGTttattcatcactttttttgtgTAAGACTTTCTCTGatgtttgaccataaaaacagattagATTGTCCAACAGGTGACTTTCTGTgcccagtaaaaaaaaaaaaaatctcctcttttatcctgcAGTTAAAGAAGTAAATATCAAACTTAAACTGATTGATCACAACACTTAGACATCGACTACTGAGATCACTTCATGATGATAACACAGTACAGCTACACTTCAGGCTcctacttttcaaagtaaaagcctggtttagtaTTTCTGTGGAGAAACTGGCCTtgttgtacagaatgcttttattctgaaattttacCACCTAAGTTATACAAGGAATCAAGCCACTGTAAGGACAGTTAATGAggtaaaaacagtgaaaaaaacatggctTTGACAGCAGGAAGACACTGCAGACATACACCTGGCATGAATGCTGTGACTGTGCATGCCAGTGCTGACATGCACAGCAGCAAACACGCACCCAGTTCTGGTTGTTAGCTTTAACATGATCAAATAATTAGTTataaaagccccccccccccccccacacacacacacacacacacacacacacacacatttaacataaaaaacatggaTTAGAGATCAAGAAAGGGTCTACTATTGTTTCTGGAGAAGCAGGCGTTTTAATCTAAAACGTGTTTCTCTGGTTTTTGCCGCCACCTTCAAGTGGACACTTATGGAACTGCATCTTGTTGGGCTCCAGCATTGGCCTCATATTTTAACACCTGTCGATGTTTCTTAGCTGTAGCAGAGGAGCTAAAGTTCCGGTTGGGAGGTCAGAGTGATAAAATGAAAGAATTTTAACAGGAGAGTGGTGTTCATGTCCTGAGTGCAGCCTAATCAAAATCAGCACTAGCAtatgttaaaatgtatttatgtcaGAACTACAACATCATTAAAGTTCCAGCCTTATTTCAGCCAAAactatgttttaaattttactaGTAGTTCTGCGCTGAAACCTTTCTATACACAGACCTTTCCacagaaacatgaaataatTGTCTGATACGCGTTAGTGGAGCTCTATTAGTTTATTTCAGAATGTTATATTAAAGCTGGGGCACGCAGATGGTTAAAGGCGAgcaccatgtacgcgggcggccagggtttgaatccggcctgtggcaccatttcctgcatgtctctccccgctctcttccctgtttctgagtcaatccactgccctcctctatctaataaaggaacgaaaaggcccaaaaaataatcttaaaaaaaaaaaaagaaaagaatattaTATTAAAGTTGTTCTCATTGTCAGTGTTATCGTGATACAGccgctcttcttcttcttccgtTAGTGGACACATGCGTGTTTTTACCAtcacagtgtttttaaatgtgaagaTGTGAAACTCAGACATGTGCATGCTCAGTCAGAGGTCAGAGTTAGTCTGAGgccctctcctctgtctgcacaTGTCTGGGCCTCACTATCATCATATCAGTTTATCCTCGGGGTCCTTCATCATGTTCACCCCTCAGTGTGTGGGTCCGGTTTTGttctttgctctgattggctaagGCTTCTCCTCCCGGTCTCCTCTTACATAATGACCCTCAGTGTTTGGATTTCAGTAATCATGGCACCAGTCTTTAAGGGAGGGGGATACTGTATAAACATGCTGCTCACACATCCACTCACAACGGTCGCTTTTACATCCATACATTAAACCAGCAAAGTTAGGATGCAGAGTGGAAACAAATGAACATATGCCAgatattattgttttattgaagaTAAATTAGTCTGCATTTTGAACTCTTGTAACACATTTTGAAAAGATTACCCAAGTCATATTAAAacatcttatttaaaaaaattacagtcATATTCTGAACATGTACTTTAAAGGAttctatgcttttattttgtagatgaagtccgCAGATAGTCAGACACAGGGCTGAGAGTCAGTagtgacatgcaggaaaggagccacagagtGGAACTGAATAGGGTCCAGCTTTACCGCTAGACCATCCAGGCTCTTGAATTACTATCGATCTAATTCTTGATTGAACAACTTATTTAACAATGAACTCTTTAGTTTGTGCCACTGTTCTGTGACTGACTGGTAACCAGTCTAAGGCGTCACTGACAGCTGCTGTTGGCTGCAGCCCTAAACGGGATCAGTGGTAAAGATGATGGATGAGTGGATCTTAAATTGATTGCCATggtgaaaaatgcaaaattattatgtttttatttcaggtttCTTTTTTGTCCACTCACCTTATGAAAACCCAAACAAAATAATGTAGTAGACTTTTAAACCTGAAGTTAGTTTTCATAATGAGTGTTgctgtcagcattaaagcatttattatgatgtCTGATATATTATTGCATTCAGTTTTATTCACCCTCATTGAGTTCAGTTTTGTCATTGTTGGTGGATATTTAGGGCTAACACAGCTGAAGGTGGATGCTACTCACTGTAGCATCctgctgctctcacagtgatgtcaaataactccaccactgctccttattGTCTCATGTCAGTTTGAAAATTCaggcagctcagtggacaagtcaaaagtcatctccACCTTCACTTTAAacattcttatttattttttaatccatagcAAGCTCTTTTTGGGTCTGGGGCTAAACTAATATTACTTTTAGTCGAACAAaagttccttgttttctttcaaaataaaagtactctGAAGACAAGACAAATCACAAGTTAAGGCATAACAAATAATTGAGCTTAACTGAGAAACTGTCACAGGGAAAGCAGCTAAACATAAACTCCTGAAGtgtaaatgctgtcacattaacTAAGGATCACTGGATGTCAgcgagtcattttgtacatgcactcctgcatgttTCTTATTGTATAAGTGTTCAGCAGAGTATTTGACTAAACAAGCTCTTTATAAGTGCCCCCTAGCTTTAGCCATGGCTTCACTTCTGACAGATTAACATCATAGAAAACATCTCTTCGGTTTAAGTTGATTCACTAATCATCACACTGTGAAAAACTGATTCACATTATCAGTatgggaaaaatgtgttttgaaatgcTAAATATTTGACTTCCAAAAAAACAGTGATTACTCACAGCTGATGATTGAAATTTGAGGGTAAACTGCTTTTAAACCCTTGATCTTAGACAGCCCTAAGTGGGAATTGTTATTCAGTAAATTGCTTCACTAATTTATCATCAAAATTCTGGCAGACTAATTTTAGTGGTACTTCTGGTCCACAGTTTTACTCAAAGTTTTTGAAGATGTTCCACATTTTTTTAGCTGGATAAACAGAACAAATGTTGAAATTTGCCGTTATTTACCAATGTAGTTGTAAGTACGTTGATATTTGGATGCTCATTGATGACTGTAAGCAAGTGATGAATGTAAACTATAAATAATTTACTTTCTCACCAACACAAACTTGGTGTGTTGGTGAATTGAAGTGAGCTTTTCCATTTGGAGATGAAATAAAATTGGAGAGGAAAGTGAAGCAACTCTCATCTGAACATTTAGACTTAATTCTTCCTGTAAGCCCTTTAACATGAAGTCTGcagtttgattttataaacatgtaaacttcTTAGTCATGGTTAAATTTCCCAGGCGTGAAGTTGAAACTTATATTCTCTTCTTTGTGATGTAAGTGTAGATCTTGAGCTGATCTGAGTAAAACCAGGGCACATAAATCACCTAGAACGTCTGTTTCTTCCCTTTGTGTCTCCTCCCTGTAATCACTGAGCTCTACCAGCTGCTTCCTCTCCCTCTAAACTCATCTGTTGTTCTCTAAACTCCACGTTCAGCCTGTGTCACCATTAAACCAGCTGCTGTAATAAAACAGGTGTTCATGAGCAGAACATAATAAATTGTTTTCAGTGTATGATGCTTAAAGCGGATGTTATGAGCAGGTTATTTATCAGCTCAGAGGAGATTATGAGGATCTTGTTTTATAAAACACTATCATTATCGTTTTTCCTTCAGCTTTGCTCTTCTGCACTTTCTGGTGCAGTTTGTTCTGTTCTGTAACAATCACTATTAAGTGATGATGTAAAAGTAATTACCCAGAATGCCTCTGTCAGGTCAAGAGGGTAATCATGGGTGCGTTTGTATGACACTTGTGCCActgtctgctctgattggctgccaTCAGACGTTACGACAGGAAAATCAGCTCATGTGTGAAAAATCATTTTGTGGAAAAAGGACAAGAACATTACCAAGACTTGATAATTTTAGAGTTATGATTACATTTCAACTCTATTTATGTTTTTGgggatataaaataaaaatacaggagATATAAACAATAATGGAGTTGAGTTCAGGGTCAAGATAATGGAAATCAAGGAGTATTTTATTAGTGAGGGCTCTCTGGCCTGTGAAAATATCCTGCAGTGATTTTAGCTCTTAAATGAGCTGCAAATGTAACAAAATACTACTAATATTAACATGCTTTATAACAAAGTAGTTCCCAAATGTTGTGCTTTGAGGCAAGTGTAGGTACAGTGTAGGAAATTGTAaaaacatactttatttttacaacTACACAAGAACTAAAGACAACTAAATACACGTTAaataggcttttttttttccatggatATGAATGTTATACCCTCAGACTTTGGTTGTGTGCCTTTGACAAAGTTTTAAAACCACTGCCTGATGTCAGCAGGCATGACGTTTTTCACATCAGCCGTCTTATGTAGCATgctaaaaagcaaaaatcaccCAGTGAGCGGTAAAGACaaatgtttacagctaatatgACCCAATATTTAACTCAAAACCCCACAACCGAGCTTTGTGGTTGCCTGTAAAGTTTTACTTCAAATCAAGGAGAATATTTCTCACTATTTTGGGTGAactatttcaaaaatgttttcctcctccagatttgatgaatgttggttaaaaaaaatcatagcaTCCAtccaaaagtttttaaaatgtctgtttgcACCGAAGTGATGGGCTGCTCAGCACCATGGCAAGTCTGCTGCTGGTGTATCCAAAAATATTCTACATATACagatgatgataataaatgtAAACCTAAAGAATGAGTGAATAAAAGCAGCATGCTGACAACCTTGTCTCAACCTAAGAAAACAGAGTTCATATATTAGGGCTCGTGGCTGATAAAGGACAAACCTTGCATTAATCCTGCGTCTAAAGCAAATTAGGAAACAAATTAACTGTTTATGATGCACTAATGATTGggctttttgtgtttatgtttcagGTGGATTTTGCCAAAGTCCTCCACTACGTCGGAGCAGGAGTGGCGTTCCCGTCCagcatgctgtttgtgtgtctacAGTCGGCTCTGACCTACAGACTGGCAAAGACGCAGGACGAGTACCGGATCGGACATCTCCGAATGATGATGGCTCTGCTGGCTCTGATCGCTCTGGTGCTCAGTATCCtttattagttttattcattAGCTAGTTCAGTCTTGTTTTAACATTTGAGCTTTAAAGTACATGGATGCCAAAGATCACTTGTTCTACTTTTGGCTTCATATATGGAAACTCTGACATTACATTTAAATGCCATACAGTGGAACAAAAGACGAGATGACAAATATGACGGTCTACATTTATGGCCCTGTGCCTACAGAGGCAGTGCCCACAACCTCCTTCTCAGAGCGCTTCTTAATAGAGCTGCATGATTTGGTCATAATGAGCAAATGCAATTATACTGCATATTATTGCAATTTGTGATTTCACTTACAGtataatacataaatggtattatgagtctacttgcttgatTATCAGAAGGATTTCCTGCAATTTGCCTGTCAGTCAGTGGAGGAATGGAGTGTAGTAAGAATACTAGGGGGCTTTCAGGGTCAAGTCAGgctgaaaaacagctgtttgcattcacatgtACCAGTAAATACAGTGAACTTTTAGGATTTTGTGCAAGTAAAAAGGGCTGCTATGATGCTACCCTATCACATAGCTGATGCAGCTATCAACATCTGACTTACACACCTGCCTAGCAACCAAGGGAACTGTTGGCTGAGGGGACTCCAGCAAGATCAGCAAACTGTACCAAACTACTAGGATGAAACATGACAGAAACACACCCTCAGGTCTTTACTAACCTCCCCTCTCTTCTGCCATGCAGCATTTGTTCTCCTTAACCTCTGATCCTCAGGCGGCGTTTTCTTCTGCCAGCAGAGCTTCGTCCTGCAGCACGCCTCCGCCATCTTTGAGTGGATCTATTGCATGCTCATCATGATATTCTATGGGACTTTTGCCTTCGAGTTCGGCGGCATGTCAGGGGACACGCTCATGGTCCTgtcaagaggaggaggagtcgGAGTGGGAGGGGGGATGATGAGCTTCTCTACATCTGGACAGAAATCAGAGGTGGGCTCCAACCTCCGTCAGCCGGAGAACTTATCGATCCTGTAAACAAATGGTGGGATGTTTTATGAAACCTGGAAGACACTCAGACTGAATCAAAAGGCTGGAAGCTGCAGCCTGAAAATCGACACGCTCACTGCTGCACACGGCCATGAGAAGAGACCAAAGACTGAAACTTCACAGACTTTATCTCGCTTTGCACAAGATTTGAAGTGCCTTTCTGCACCCATACTCCAGCAGAGTCATCCACACAGCCTTCACTGTTTGTTTGAACTCTGATAAAACAATCACTCAGCTGAAGTCGCCTTTTGTCCCGTCTTAAAGCTCcttggtttgtttttatgtttggatGTTCAGACTCTGAGCTCTGTATTGTTTTACTCTCAGGAAGTTTTGTTACATAATCGGCTCCACGATTGGTGAAGTTTATGAAAAACTTTCAACAATCCATGAAAAGTTACTGTGTGCCAAGAATAATGCCTTCATTTAATGTGCttgaattgtgtttttttgtatttgttgcCTGAAATAATGGGAGTTTTAAATGTTGTAAGTAATCAAAGTATTCCCTGGTAATGTATGCCAAAGTATCTGCTAACAACACTCTGATAAGCTCTGTTGTATATTTTGATATATCCTGACTCAGCTGTGCCAAAACAAGCTCATATCACTGCCTCTGTACCAGCCAGTGTCTACTGTTTCAACGGGACCAGACTATCCAGTAAGAAGCTGCAATGCTGTATTTTATCATATACAGAGGgaattttacaataaaataaagtttttatattGTAAGCAAAGAACCAAAgaattaaagtaaaaagtacATTCCTATTTAAATGCCATTCCTGGATGTTTTTATTCCAAACTGAGTGTCGTGGGGAATCCCGacatgttttaatgttgtttcaatGTGCTACGatctttttgattttaaacagtcattttagaatttgcttttgggtaaataaagcaaataaaccTTCATCCTCCAAATCTCTGCAGAGCCACTTTAAACAAGATTTATCTGAGCCTTCCAGAACAAAGaaagcataaaaatatgaaatagaataCATTTTGattctttgaatgtttttggaGGATTTGTGGGATTTGCTCTGACCTGGTCCATGATCGTGAACTCCCTCCCAGAGAAAGCCTGGCCTCCATGAGCCCACCAACCACCATCTCTCCAGCATCACCtttacagaaacacacacaaaaactacTGTGGAAATGGTGTCAGTCAcctttgtttaaatgttttattttctgtctttatttctctTATGTAGTAAGGGCCTCAACAAATTAAATGAAGCTTATAGAGATGTGACAAGTACAGCTGCATAAACAAAAACTTCACATAATCTGGTAACTCTCATTTAACTGCTCTAGCCCAGAAAGTACCATAGATAAAAATAACACTGTTCTCTGTTCACTGCTGCCCCCCAGTGGACAGAGCCATAATTACTCACCACAGGCCACATCAGGGTCCTTCTTTTGATGAGTGTCCAGCAGAGCATCACTGATCTGATCACAGATTTTACCTggacaaaaggtaaaaacatgaatttaaatttaTCACTTCTGCAGGTCTCATGTGACTGTCTGCTCTAGATGTCAGACTCTTAGAGAAAGCAGAGTCCAAAGTATCGGGCTGTAATATTTAGGTGCTG
Protein-coding regions in this window:
- the LOC121528938 gene encoding transmembrane protein 150A-like, whose product is MVVVMSLWMILPVSLPVFTITGIWVVYAMALYNQHVCPVHNWLYNESCEEPLPLQRGPVLCCTLDNVPLISKCGTLPPESCFFSLICSTGSFMVMLIGLLRYAHVIEKHQNCVLNTAGLSTSWICAAGLIMVGNFQVDFAKVLHYVGAGVAFPSSMLFVCLQSALTYRLAKTQDEYRIGHLRMMMALLALIALVLSGVFFCQQSFVLQHASAIFEWIYCMLIMIFYGTFAFEFGGMSGDTLMVLSRGGGVGVGGGMMSFSTSGQKSEVGSNLRQPENLSIL